In the genome of Vogesella indigofera, one region contains:
- a CDS encoding efflux RND transporter periplasmic adaptor subunit, with the protein MKHKPLLAAAVISALGGAIWWQQGANSSAPADAARGKRATSVELSPVSSAPASIRLSTNGNVTALDRLELRPQDSGVIAAIRVREGQQVAVGEVLVQLDAAAERAEVAKARAALAANQAQLNIARRELVRSQELKQQQFISQSALDTVQARVESLAANLAADRAQIDAVQVQLARKTLRAPVAGQVGAISLSPGALVQPAMATPLLTITRVAPVAVSFYLAERQLPAVRQAQAQAPLTVYALNEADGSCHQGQLSFIDSAVDSSNGNVLLKAQFANVGKALWPGQFVRVTLDAGHYRDAVALPVAALITGPDGQFTYGVGKDNKVRRLPLTLLAVQDELAIVRGVAPGTAVISSGGQNVRPGEEVTVARGKPRAAPSAVQPEMASCPLPAANVGRTAAASAAARVAP; encoded by the coding sequence ATGAAGCACAAACCCCTCCTGGCGGCGGCGGTCATCTCGGCGCTGGGCGGCGCCATCTGGTGGCAGCAGGGCGCCAACTCCTCGGCGCCGGCCGACGCTGCACGCGGCAAGCGCGCCACCAGCGTCGAGCTCAGCCCGGTCAGCAGCGCGCCGGCCAGCATCCGTCTCAGCACCAACGGCAATGTCACCGCGCTGGACCGGCTGGAGCTGCGGCCACAGGACAGCGGCGTGATTGCCGCCATCCGCGTGCGCGAAGGACAGCAGGTGGCGGTGGGCGAGGTGCTGGTGCAGCTGGACGCCGCCGCGGAGCGGGCGGAGGTGGCCAAGGCGCGTGCCGCGCTGGCCGCCAACCAGGCGCAGCTGAACATAGCCCGCCGCGAGCTGGTACGCAGCCAGGAGCTGAAGCAGCAGCAGTTCATCTCGCAAAGTGCGCTGGACACGGTGCAGGCGAGGGTGGAGTCGCTGGCGGCCAACCTGGCCGCCGACCGTGCGCAGATCGACGCGGTGCAGGTGCAGCTGGCGCGCAAGACGCTGCGCGCGCCGGTGGCCGGCCAGGTTGGCGCCATCAGCCTGTCGCCGGGGGCGCTGGTGCAGCCGGCTATGGCGACCCCGCTGCTGACCATTACCCGCGTCGCGCCGGTGGCGGTCAGCTTCTACCTGGCGGAACGGCAGCTGCCGGCGGTGCGCCAGGCACAGGCGCAGGCACCGCTGACGGTGTACGCGCTGAACGAGGCGGACGGCAGCTGCCATCAGGGGCAGCTGAGCTTCATCGACAGCGCAGTGGACAGCAGCAACGGCAACGTGCTGCTCAAGGCGCAGTTTGCCAACGTCGGCAAGGCGCTGTGGCCCGGGCAGTTCGTGCGCGTGACGCTGGATGCCGGCCACTACCGCGACGCGGTGGCGCTGCCGGTGGCGGCGCTGATTACCGGCCCCGACGGCCAGTTCACCTATGGCGTGGGCAAGGACAACAAGGTGCGGCGCCTGCCGCTGACGCTGCTGGCGGTACAGGACGAGCTGGCCATCGTGCGCGGCGTGGCCCCCGGCACCGCGGTGATCAGCAGCGGCGGCCAGAATGTGCGCCCCGGGGAGGAGGTGACGGTGGCCAGGGGCAAGCCGCGCGCAGCGCCGTCCGCCGTCCAGCCTGAGATGGCCAGCTGCCCGCTGCCTGCGGCCAACGTTGGCCGCACGGCGGCGGCCTCCGCCGCGGCCAGGGTCGCGCCATGA